One stretch of Priestia megaterium DNA includes these proteins:
- a CDS encoding cyclase — protein sequence MDKRVIFDFEVDFTNGGGIQGQEFRLDIDGDDISDEELAKYIVKDMRLLMVGEVRILNKRIISEKHKRKPADEDSEK from the coding sequence ATGGATAAAAGAGTCATTTTTGACTTTGAAGTCGATTTTACTAATGGCGGTGGAATACAAGGGCAGGAATTTCGTCTTGATATTGATGGTGATGATATCTCTGATGAAGAATTGGCTAAATATATTGTAAAAGATATGAGGCTGCTAATGGTTGGTGAGGTAAGGATACTGAACAAGAGAATTATTAGTGAGAAACATAAACGAAAACCTGCTGATGAAGATAGTGAAAAATAA